A part of Bacillus rossius redtenbacheri isolate Brsri chromosome 1, Brsri_v3, whole genome shotgun sequence genomic DNA contains:
- the LOC134529702 gene encoding uncharacterized protein LOC134529702, with protein MGHEQVLLLQLIVLFCISLLAFRTDAVPVGSSNGADKEASNESEKIPVEGFLVKSVEFEVGVLEDDGVNSTDTSSEPHFVTDKWEETEFALILPSNPVASPIEDKLKTSTSTTDST; from the exons GTGTTGCTGCTGCAACTAATTGTGCTTTTCTGCATTTCGCTTCTCGCCTTCCGCACAGACGCAGTTCCTGTAGGATCCTCGAATGGCGCCGATAAGGAGGCTTCGAATGAGTCGGAAAAAATTCCCGTAGAAGG CTTTTTGGTAAAATCGGTTGAGTTTGAAGTCGGCGTGCTCGAAGATGATGGCGTCAACAGCACGGACACTTCCTCGGAACCTCATTTCGTGACTGACAA GTGGGAGGAAACTGAATTCGCTCTGATTTTGCCATCCAACCCTGTTGCTTCTCCGATAGAAGACAAGCTGAAGACGAGTACGAGCACAACTGACTCGACATGA